A window from Salarias fasciatus chromosome 11, fSalaFa1.1, whole genome shotgun sequence encodes these proteins:
- the flcn gene encoding folliculin isoform X2: MNALVALCHFCELHGPRTLFCTEALHPPSPAPSSQAGASVSGDRDRDGDREGEGLTMRANSSATQRGEMCEGCRSLPASHPGFVSIDDETGIRFLSHQHPRQPQLFSVVRQACVRSLSCEVCPGREGPIFFGDEQHGFVFSHTFFIKDSLARGFQRWYSIVMVAMDRIYLINSWPFLLRHLKLTIQSLQSTALKVFDNEQGVCPQRAVRMNSAFSPAVLPHQRSGNAARSLTSLTQHPNLWASLHSSFSWLLKACGSRLTEKLLEGAPTEDTLVLIEKQTEHEEEMSCWEGAEGGSTMSQQCQSDSELAHHFLCDDAKFDESLGPKFRSLRHLRQVLGATDFRQLAWHVLMGNQVIWRGADPGLIQSAFTVLKSLLPVGCVRSVPYSAQYEEAYKCNFLGLSPDVPIPTHVSSSEFSVLVDVISERSCQISALSEDDIGSLYQFTISSASTQPTDRGPTLLNKLEVALSNENLSVDVVSHCLLCLKEEWMNKVKVLFKFSKVDGRGREDTQKVLALLGATGPGEEDNVRLLKYWMTGLSKTYKSHLMTAVRGGERSPSQ, translated from the exons ATGAATGCCCTGGTGGCTCTCTGCCACTTCTGTGAGCTGCATGGCCCTCGGACCTTGTTCTGCACTGAGGCCCTGCACCCTCCATCCCCGGCTCCTTCATCCCAGGCTGGAGCCTCTGTGTCCGGCGACAGGGACCGAGACGGTGACCGGGAAGGTGAAGGTCTGACCATGAGGGCCAACAGTTCAGCCACCCAGAGAGGGGAAATGTGTGAG GGATGCCGCTCTCTGCCAGCATCTCACCCGGGCTTTGTGAGCATCGATGATGAAACGGGCATCCGCTTCCTGAGCCACCAGCACCCAAGGCAGCCTCAGCTGTTCAGTGTCGTCCGCCAGGCCTGCGTCCGAAGTCTCAGCTGTGAG GTGTGTCCTGGCCGTGAGGGGCCGATTTTCTTTGGAGATGAACAGCATGGATTTGTGTTCTCGCACACATTTTTCATCAAAGACAGCCTGGCCAGGGGCTTCCAGCGCTGGTACAGTATTGTGATGGTAGCCATGGACAGGATCTACCTCATCAACTCCTGGCCTTTCCTGTTACGCCACCTTAAACTCACCATACAGAGCCTTCAAAGCACTGCCCTAAAG GTGTTCGATAACGAACAGGGGGTTTGCCCACAGCGAGCTGTGAGGATGAACAGTGCATTTTCACCTGCTGTACTCCCACATCAAAGGAGTGGCAATGCAGCTCGATCACTGACTTCTCTCACCCAGCATCCCAATCTCTGGGCCAGCCTGCACTCCTCCTTTAGCTG GCTCTTGAAGGCTTGTGGGAGCCGCCTGACAGAGAAGCTCCTTGAAGGAGCCCCCACTGAAGATACACTGGTCCTCATAGAGAAGCAAACAG AGCACGAGGAGGAGATGAGCTGCTGGGAGGGAGCAGAAGGAGGCAGTACGATGTCCCAGCAGTGCCAGTCGGACAGCGAGCTGGCTCACCACTTCCTGTGTGATGATGCAAAATTTGATGAATCACTTGGTCCGAAATTTAGATCGCTGAGACATTTAAGACAG GTTCTTGGAGCCACAGATTTTCGACAGCTGGCCTGGCATGTGCTCATGGGAAACCAGGTCATATGGAGAGGTGCAGACCCGGGGCTCATCCAGTCAGCTTTTACAGTGCTCAAG TCTTTGCTCCCGGTGGGCTGTGTGCGCTCTGTGCCATACAGCGCTCAGTACGAAGAGGCCTATAAGTGCAACTTTCTAGGTCTCAGCCCTGATGTGCCCATTCCAACTCACGTCAGCTCCTCGG AGTTTTCGGTGCTGGTGGACGTCATttcagagagaagctgtcagATCTCGGCTCTCAGTGAAGATGATATTGGCTCTCTGTATCAGTTCACCATCAGCAGTGCCAGCACGCagcccacagacagag GTCCAACATTATTGAACAAGCTGGAGGTGGCTCTGTCCAACGAGAACCTGTCTGTGGACGTGGTGTCGCACTGCCTGCTGTGTTTGAAGGAGGAGTGGATGAA TAAAGTCAAAGTCCTGTTCAAGTTCTCCAAAGTGGacggcagagggagggaggacacCCAGAAGGTTCTGGCTCTCCTGGGAGCCACGGGGCCGGGCGAGGAGGACAACGTCAGGCTGCTGAAATACTGGATGACTGGACTGAGTAAAACCTACAAGAGTCATTTAATGACAGCGGTccgaggaggggagaggagccCCAGCCAGTGA
- the flcn gene encoding folliculin isoform X1: protein MNALVALCHFCELHGPRTLFCTEALHPPSPAPSSQAGASVSGDRDRDGDREGEGLTMRANSSATQRGEMCEGCRSLPASHPGFVSIDDETGIRFLSHQHPRQPQLFSVVRQACVRSLSCEVNSDVCPGREGPIFFGDEQHGFVFSHTFFIKDSLARGFQRWYSIVMVAMDRIYLINSWPFLLRHLKLTIQSLQSTALKVFDNEQGVCPQRAVRMNSAFSPAVLPHQRSGNAARSLTSLTQHPNLWASLHSSFSWLLKACGSRLTEKLLEGAPTEDTLVLIEKQTEHEEEMSCWEGAEGGSTMSQQCQSDSELAHHFLCDDAKFDESLGPKFRSLRHLRQVLGATDFRQLAWHVLMGNQVIWRGADPGLIQSAFTVLKSLLPVGCVRSVPYSAQYEEAYKCNFLGLSPDVPIPTHVSSSEFSVLVDVISERSCQISALSEDDIGSLYQFTISSASTQPTDRGPTLLNKLEVALSNENLSVDVVSHCLLCLKEEWMNKVKVLFKFSKVDGRGREDTQKVLALLGATGPGEEDNVRLLKYWMTGLSKTYKSHLMTAVRGGERSPSQ from the exons ATGAATGCCCTGGTGGCTCTCTGCCACTTCTGTGAGCTGCATGGCCCTCGGACCTTGTTCTGCACTGAGGCCCTGCACCCTCCATCCCCGGCTCCTTCATCCCAGGCTGGAGCCTCTGTGTCCGGCGACAGGGACCGAGACGGTGACCGGGAAGGTGAAGGTCTGACCATGAGGGCCAACAGTTCAGCCACCCAGAGAGGGGAAATGTGTGAG GGATGCCGCTCTCTGCCAGCATCTCACCCGGGCTTTGTGAGCATCGATGATGAAACGGGCATCCGCTTCCTGAGCCACCAGCACCCAAGGCAGCCTCAGCTGTTCAGTGTCGTCCGCCAGGCCTGCGTCCGAAGTCTCAGCTGTGAGGTAAACAGCGAC GTGTGTCCTGGCCGTGAGGGGCCGATTTTCTTTGGAGATGAACAGCATGGATTTGTGTTCTCGCACACATTTTTCATCAAAGACAGCCTGGCCAGGGGCTTCCAGCGCTGGTACAGTATTGTGATGGTAGCCATGGACAGGATCTACCTCATCAACTCCTGGCCTTTCCTGTTACGCCACCTTAAACTCACCATACAGAGCCTTCAAAGCACTGCCCTAAAG GTGTTCGATAACGAACAGGGGGTTTGCCCACAGCGAGCTGTGAGGATGAACAGTGCATTTTCACCTGCTGTACTCCCACATCAAAGGAGTGGCAATGCAGCTCGATCACTGACTTCTCTCACCCAGCATCCCAATCTCTGGGCCAGCCTGCACTCCTCCTTTAGCTG GCTCTTGAAGGCTTGTGGGAGCCGCCTGACAGAGAAGCTCCTTGAAGGAGCCCCCACTGAAGATACACTGGTCCTCATAGAGAAGCAAACAG AGCACGAGGAGGAGATGAGCTGCTGGGAGGGAGCAGAAGGAGGCAGTACGATGTCCCAGCAGTGCCAGTCGGACAGCGAGCTGGCTCACCACTTCCTGTGTGATGATGCAAAATTTGATGAATCACTTGGTCCGAAATTTAGATCGCTGAGACATTTAAGACAG GTTCTTGGAGCCACAGATTTTCGACAGCTGGCCTGGCATGTGCTCATGGGAAACCAGGTCATATGGAGAGGTGCAGACCCGGGGCTCATCCAGTCAGCTTTTACAGTGCTCAAG TCTTTGCTCCCGGTGGGCTGTGTGCGCTCTGTGCCATACAGCGCTCAGTACGAAGAGGCCTATAAGTGCAACTTTCTAGGTCTCAGCCCTGATGTGCCCATTCCAACTCACGTCAGCTCCTCGG AGTTTTCGGTGCTGGTGGACGTCATttcagagagaagctgtcagATCTCGGCTCTCAGTGAAGATGATATTGGCTCTCTGTATCAGTTCACCATCAGCAGTGCCAGCACGCagcccacagacagag GTCCAACATTATTGAACAAGCTGGAGGTGGCTCTGTCCAACGAGAACCTGTCTGTGGACGTGGTGTCGCACTGCCTGCTGTGTTTGAAGGAGGAGTGGATGAA TAAAGTCAAAGTCCTGTTCAAGTTCTCCAAAGTGGacggcagagggagggaggacacCCAGAAGGTTCTGGCTCTCCTGGGAGCCACGGGGCCGGGCGAGGAGGACAACGTCAGGCTGCTGAAATACTGGATGACTGGACTGAGTAAAACCTACAAGAGTCATTTAATGACAGCGGTccgaggaggggagaggagccCCAGCCAGTGA
- the leng9 gene encoding leukocyte receptor cluster member 9 yields the protein MASAGPPDGSSDLSGDQRDGVTHMTPTSLSDSPGTEVRVPADCDTPRTTGESAEGHESAAKVCQFFRMKKCRFGDNCRLLHSDPVPDDSGAVSPDTDDKPDEEKTEKQKKKKGTGGKATKPKYSERREVNKKPRMRTADDVISRILWDSVDSSEFVVGYVDRFLGVLERPFNEFNWDTNPCDCDYSSELALPRHRIQYFAYRGHRVWDRHTRTDRVFGSTGQSLAPPFGKEEEVEGTNAGNHEQQQRDLEPREGLDDGEGEERAHTQNTHLEEEVDAQSTDPTDLASESGNACQEQQESRGPGVVENSETRCKTSTDPKGSPQKGEPSGKEELEDQTAAGQDGSWEAGEDFAAQLGPPQTSEGASPLEQREEKPGGKRPKKQPTHFVTFKANTPAILSSFQQLQKEVCALLPSSAPHWQTASSLHVTMCLLVLRGPEEVSAAAEILTQFAHLDRNPPVAVTFPVKLKHFNGRVLYLSPHPQLSLQQLNSGLQEAYRKEGLLHRKSYNPRYHLTLAKVKDWDGERVFEGVWDLKVGKGLNFGRLPVNTLHLCVVGDDKADGFNEILHTVTLR from the exons ATGGCGTCAGCTGGACCCCCAGATGGATCCTCAGACCTCTCAGGAGACCAGAGGGACGGAGTGACCCACATGACGCCCACCAGCCTGTCTGACTCACCAGGGACCGAGGTCCGggtcccagctgactgtgacaCCCCCAGAACCACAGGAG AGTCGGCAGAAGGCCATGAAAGTGCAGCCAAAGTGTGCCAGTTTTTTCGGATGAAGAAATGTCGTTTTGGTGATAATTGCCGTTTATTGCACAG CGACCCAGTTCCGGATGATTCAGGGGCCGTGTCTCCTGACACAGATGACAAACCGGATGAAGAAAAGAcggaaaaacagaagaagaagaaaggcaCTGGAGGCAAAGCAACTAAGCCAAAGTACAGCGAGAGAAGAG AGGTGAACAAAAAGCCTCGCATGCGCACAGCGGATGACGTGATCTCTCGAATCCTGTGGGACTCGGTGGATTCATCTGAGTTCGTGGTGGGCTACGTGGACCGCTTCCTGGGCGTGCTGGAGCGCCCGTTCAACGAGTTCAACTGGGACACCAACCCCTGTGACTGCGACTACTCCTCAGAGCTGGCCCTGCCCAGACACAGGATCCAGTACTTCGCCTACAGAGGGCACCGCGTCTGGGACCGCCACACCAGGACCGACAGGGTGTTTGGTTCCACCGGTCAATCTCTGGCTCCCCCCTttggaaaggaggaggaagtagAGG gaacaaaCGCAGGGAatcatgagcagcagcagcgtgaccTTGAACCAAGAGAAGGGCTGGATGATGGCGAAGGAGAGGAGCGTGCTCATacccagaacacacacctggaggaggaagtggatgCTCAGAGCACTGACCCCACAGACCTGGCTTCGGAGAGTGGAAACGCTTGTCAGGAACAACAGGAGTCACGAGGACCTGGTGTTGTGGAAAACTCTGAAACTAG ATGTAAGACTTCAACAGACCCAAAAGGCTCACCTCAGAAAGGAGAGCCGAGTGGcaaagaagagctggaggatcAGACTGCAGCAGGACAGGATGGAAGCTGGGAAGCCGGTGAAGACTTTGCG gctcaacTTGGGCCGCCACAGACCAGTGAGGGTGCATCGCctctggagcagagagaggagaaaccCGGCGGGAAACGACCCAAGAAACAACCGACCCACTTCGTCACCTTCAAGGCCAACACGCCCGCCATCCTCTCCtctttccagcagctgcagaaggaggtgtgcgctctcctcccctcctctgcccccCACTGGCAGaccgcctccagcctccatgTCACCATGTGCCTCCTGGTGCTGCGCGGCCCAGAGGAAGTGTCCGCCGCCGCGGAGATTCTCACGCAGTTCGCCCATTTGGACCGAAACCCGCCGGTGGCCGTGACCTTTCCCGTGAAGCTGAAGCACTTCAACGGGCGGGTGCTCTACCTGAGCCCCCACCCCCAGCtctccctccagcagctcaACAGCGGCCTCCAGGAGGCCTACAGGAAGGAAGGCCTGCTCCACAGAAAGTCCTACAACCCGCGCTACCACCTCACTCTGGCCAAGGTAAAGGACTGGGACGGGGAGAGGGTATTTGAAGGTGTATGGGACCTGAAAGTAGGGAAAGGTTTGAATTTCGGCCGTCTACCAGTTAACACCCTGCACCTGTGTGTGGTAGGTGATGACAAAGcggatggttttaatgagattCTGCACACGGTCACTCTTCGATGA